Part of the Bernardetia sp. genome, GGTGGAAGTGTTGGCAGACAAAACTGTTTTCAATGTAGAGGGAACACTTGCAGCGACTGGAAATTCTGGCTTAGAAACTTTAAGAAAAGCACCGGGAGTAATTTTGGATAATAATAATTCTATTATCGTTGAGGGAAAAACAGGTGTTCAAGTCTATATTGATGGCAAGCGTTCGGTCTTGCAAGGCGAAGACCTTACCAATTACTTAAATACGTTACAGGCTTCAGATATTGAATCTATTGAAATTATTACACAACCTTCTTCAAAATACGATGCTGCTGGTAGTGCAGGGATTTTGAATATCAAACTCAAAAAAAATAAAAATTTGGGTACAAACGGTTCAGTGGGCTTGGGCTATTCTGTTTGGGACAATCAGCGTTACAACGCTTCGCTTTCTTTGAACAATCGCACAAAAAAGACGAATACATTTTTCACGTATAGCAATCGTTTTGGAGAAACGGGTCGTTTTATTAATCTTTATAGAACTCAAAACGATTTTATTTTTGATAATCGTGCCACGACTATTATTGACCAAAGTAGTCATAATGTAAAATTAGGAACAGACTTTTTTGCAAGTAAAAAAAGTACGTTTGGCGTGTTGATAAATGGTAACTTTAGTAATATGGACATAAATACCACAGCAAGAACGCCTATCAGTAATCAAAGTACAGGCGAAATGCTGCAAGTGTTGCAAGCTGAAAGTATGAATCAAAGAGATTTTTACAACGTGCTTGGAAACTTAAATTATCGTTACGAAGATACTACTGGACATACCTTCAATGTAGATTTAGATTATGGACAGTATAAAAATGATGGAAAAACCTATCAGCCAAATTTATATTATGGAGCAAATGAACAGGATTTAATATCTAGCGTGATTTATGAAATGGTATTGCCTGTTAATATTGATATTGCAACGTTTAAGATGGATTATGAGCAGAATTTTTTGAAAGGAAAATTAGGTGTAGGAATCAAATCTTCGATGGTAAATACAGACAATACGTTTGATTTTTATGATGTAGAAGGAAAAAATAGAGTTTTCAATGAAGAAAAGAGTAATAATTTTGTCTATGAAGAAATTGTAAATGCAGCCTATTTCAATTATAACAGAAGATGGAAAAAAATGAATCTTCAGTTTGGGCTTCGTGCAGAACAGACTCTTTCTGATGGAAAACTAACCAGTACACAAGAAGAAAATAACGAAAGAGTAAAGCGAAACTACACTAACTTTTTTCCAAGTGGAGGTCTGACCTATAATGCTAATCGTAATAACTCTTTTGCACTAACCTACAGCCGAAGAATTGAACGCCCAAATTATCAAAACCTCAATCCGTTCCAACAGCAAATCGATGAGCTTACAGCAAGAAAAGGAAATGCATTTTTACAGCCTCAATATACAGATAATATCAAGTTCTCACACACTTACAAATACACACTCAATACTTCAATAAGTTACAGTTATGTCAGTGATTTTTTTGCACAAGTTACAACTGCACAAGATGAGCGCAGAAGTGTTATTCAAGAGCAGAACATTGCCACACAACAAACATGGAGTTTTAATTTGAGCTATCCTTTTGAGGTCAGTAAGTGGTGGAATGCTTTTGTCAATCTGAATGCTTTTCATAGTTCTTACGAAGGCAAAACAGATGAGTTTGTATCTATCTCACAAAGTACTCTCAATATTTATGGA contains:
- a CDS encoding TonB-dependent receptor, yielding MGNLITSFKLSFFVLFLFSSFSALAQNDRHSIIGSAESDSGDAISFAAVGLMNVADSSLAKASVADADGNFRIVDVRNGEYFIILTSVGYQKFTSPTISVTESSAKEINLNKFVIQSNNVLEAVEVTATKPMVEVLADKTVFNVEGTLAATGNSGLETLRKAPGVILDNNNSIIVEGKTGVQVYIDGKRSVLQGEDLTNYLNTLQASDIESIEIITQPSSKYDAAGSAGILNIKLKKNKNLGTNGSVGLGYSVWDNQRYNASLSLNNRTKKTNTFFTYSNRFGETGRFINLYRTQNDFIFDNRATTIIDQSSHNVKLGTDFFASKKSTFGVLINGNFSNMDINTTARTPISNQSTGEMLQVLQAESMNQRDFYNVLGNLNYRYEDTTGHTFNVDLDYGQYKNDGKTYQPNLYYGANEQDLISSVIYEMVLPVNIDIATFKMDYEQNFLKGKLGVGIKSSMVNTDNTFDFYDVEGKNRVFNEEKSNNFVYEEIVNAAYFNYNRRWKKMNLQFGLRAEQTLSDGKLTSTQEENNERVKRNYTNFFPSGGLTYNANRNNSFALTYSRRIERPNYQNLNPFQQQIDELTARKGNAFLQPQYTDNIKFSHTYKYTLNTSISYSYVSDFFAQVTTAQDERRSVIQEQNIATQQTWSFNLSYPFEVSKWWNAFVNLNAFHSSYEGKTDEFVSISQSTLNIYGQNTFSLPKGYKFEVSGWYNSPSVWGGTYQTKSLGAMDLAIQKSFLEDKLSFRMSMSDVFFSSPWRGDTQFGDVLIQGSGGWESRQIRVNLNYTFGNKQVKSARRRKTGAEEESNRVGG